The proteins below come from a single Prochlorococcus marinus CUG1415 genomic window:
- a CDS encoding DUF3181 family protein, which produces MDSQISISDLENVISEKVFIKIEKWNLYLGDAGLARNLAIECISNRDQGPLEAAKLSLKAINVKVGDGVNSIPLINLITNSQILELEEILESFF; this is translated from the coding sequence ATGGACTCTCAGATAAGTATAAGTGATCTAGAAAATGTTATTTCCGAAAAGGTTTTTATAAAAATAGAAAAGTGGAATTTGTATCTTGGAGACGCTGGACTAGCTAGGAATCTTGCTATTGAATGTATCAGCAATAGAGATCAAGGCCCATTGGAGGCTGCAAAATTAAGTCTTAAAGCAATAAATGTAAAAGTAGGGGATGGTGTTAATAGTATTCCATTGATTAATTTAATCACTAACTCACAAATTCTAGAATTAGAAGAGATTTTGGAAAGTTTTTTTTAA